The proteins below are encoded in one region of Thermosulfurimonas marina:
- a CDS encoding universal stress protein, translating into MPARFFPHLEKILIPLGKDGASEALLSFLICLLKGLPPDLVKTVYLVHVVSSDALKKASRRDLRLESLFAEKDFLRELYREYLRREAEPFLAEARERLQAALPHLLVKEVILSGNPPKVLSRFAYEEKCGAEIIARRARSHISELLLGSCTHALVHRPGEHSTYVVGRKFLEAESCRKPRLLVCLDDSPPSWKALEEAAGLALLWGAQEMVLFHVVDLVPVAQEERAPEGEALLGSAETFLHQAGVEVPISRRVAVGEPAEEIVKEAEEGDYDLVFMGHRGRSALEEIFLGSVSERVMHRLVSPTLVIVTRR; encoded by the coding sequence ATGCCGGCGAGATTCTTTCCTCATCTGGAAAAGATCCTGATCCCTCTGGGAAAGGACGGGGCCTCGGAGGCCCTTTTGAGCTTCCTCATCTGTCTTCTAAAGGGGCTTCCCCCAGATTTGGTAAAGACCGTCTATCTGGTCCATGTGGTCTCCTCGGATGCCCTCAAAAAGGCCTCTCGGCGGGACCTCCGGCTGGAGTCTCTTTTTGCCGAAAAGGACTTTCTCCGGGAACTCTATCGGGAATATCTTCGCCGAGAGGCCGAACCCTTTCTGGCCGAGGCCCGGGAAAGGCTCCAGGCGGCCCTTCCCCATCTCCTAGTAAAGGAAGTCATCCTCAGCGGAAATCCTCCGAAGGTCCTCTCCCGTTTCGCCTACGAGGAGAAATGCGGAGCGGAAATCATCGCCCGCCGGGCCCGTTCCCACATTTCTGAGCTCCTCCTTGGCAGTTGCACCCACGCCCTGGTCCACCGCCCTGGAGAACACTCCACCTATGTAGTGGGACGCAAGTTCCTGGAAGCCGAAAGTTGTCGGAAACCGCGCCTTCTGGTCTGCCTGGACGATTCCCCACCCAGCTGGAAGGCCCTGGAAGAGGCGGCGGGTTTGGCCCTCCTCTGGGGGGCCCAGGAGATGGTCCTTTTTCATGTGGTGGATCTGGTCCCGGTGGCCCAGGAGGAGAGGGCCCCGGAGGGAGAGGCCCTTCTGGGTTCGGCGGAGACCTTTCTGCACCAAGCGGGAGTGGAGGTCCCGATAAGCCGGCGGGTGGCCGTGGGAGAGCCCGCGGAAGAGATCGTGAAGGAGGCGGAAGAGGGGGACTATGACCTGGTCTTTATGGGACATCGCGGTCGCAGCGCCTTGGAGGAGATCTTCCTGGGAAGTGTCTCCGAGCGGGTCATGCACCGGCTGGTTTCTCCCACTCTAGTGATCGTCACCCGGAGGTAG
- a CDS encoding SLC13 family permease — MRKVLLLLLVGLLFWTAWACAEDSTSSEPLLRLYLTGRVLDSHKEPVAEAEVRLLLHGKALTFRKGEHGHQEVESIETEADGSFQVVAEIPEKALEEGGLEVEIFKSSFKPVTLSIEPSELARHGQDLFVVKNVILERHLGPAFWIATIVFILAYALISFELLHRTVAAMLGAALMLVVTYTLGIWDPAYHIISYERAIRAIDMNVIFLLMGMMIVVGVLKRTGVFQWCAYKSYQLARGNVFLLCVILSAFTAVTSAFLDNVTTMLLLTPVTIEIALSLKISPLVLLIPEILASNVGGTATLIGDPPNIMIGSYTGLTFMDFVKNLTPVVALSMIALFVFSKLVYGKDYARGQVEDVEGFIARLREEYRITDGTLLAVGLIIMAVLIFFFVTHGIFHMEVSVAALFGASLLFTYALVTKKVDLLEVVEKDIEWTTLLFFMFLFILVGAVEEVGLLSLIADKVYHLSKGSLTAAVCLILWVAAIMSAFVDNIPFTATMLPIVAYLSRVIPGAESNVLWWALALGACFGGNGTMIGASANVVTLGIAEAAGHRIRFFEYMKVGFVYMVLSVALANVWLLIFY, encoded by the coding sequence ATGCGCAAAGTGCTCCTACTGCTCCTGGTAGGCCTCCTTTTCTGGACCGCCTGGGCCTGTGCGGAAGATTCTACCTCTTCGGAGCCCCTTCTAAGACTTTATCTTACCGGAAGGGTGCTCGATTCCCACAAGGAACCGGTGGCCGAGGCCGAGGTCCGGCTTCTCCTCCACGGGAAGGCCCTGACCTTCCGCAAGGGGGAGCACGGGCACCAGGAGGTGGAAAGTATCGAAACCGAGGCCGACGGTTCCTTTCAGGTGGTGGCCGAGATCCCGGAAAAGGCCCTGGAGGAAGGCGGGCTGGAGGTGGAAATCTTTAAGAGCAGTTTTAAGCCGGTCACCCTCTCCATTGAACCCTCGGAGCTTGCCCGTCACGGCCAGGATCTTTTCGTGGTCAAAAACGTGATCCTTGAGCGCCATTTGGGCCCGGCCTTCTGGATCGCCACCATAGTCTTTATTCTGGCCTATGCCCTTATCAGTTTTGAACTCCTCCACCGGACGGTGGCCGCCATGCTCGGGGCGGCCCTCATGTTGGTAGTCACCTACACTCTGGGGATATGGGACCCGGCCTACCACATCATCTCCTATGAACGGGCCATCCGGGCCATCGACATGAACGTGATTTTCCTCCTCATGGGGATGATGATCGTGGTGGGAGTCCTCAAGCGCACCGGGGTCTTTCAGTGGTGCGCTTATAAAAGCTATCAGCTGGCCCGGGGAAATGTCTTTCTCCTCTGTGTCATCCTTTCGGCCTTTACCGCCGTGACCTCGGCCTTTCTCGACAACGTGACCACCATGCTCCTTTTGACCCCGGTCACCATTGAGATCGCTCTCTCCCTCAAGATCTCCCCCCTGGTCCTGCTCATTCCGGAGATCCTGGCCTCCAATGTGGGGGGAACGGCCACCCTCATCGGCGACCCTCCGAATATCATGATCGGCTCCTATACCGGACTCACCTTCATGGATTTTGTAAAGAATCTCACCCCGGTGGTAGCCCTTTCCATGATCGCCCTCTTTGTCTTTAGCAAGCTGGTCTATGGAAAGGATTACGCCCGGGGCCAGGTGGAAGACGTGGAGGGTTTCATCGCCCGCCTGCGGGAGGAGTACCGCATCACCGACGGGACCCTGCTGGCCGTAGGGCTTATCATCATGGCCGTCCTCATCTTCTTTTTCGTCACGCACGGGATCTTCCACATGGAGGTCTCGGTGGCCGCCCTCTTCGGGGCCTCCCTCCTTTTCACCTACGCCCTGGTCACCAAGAAGGTGGACCTCCTGGAGGTGGTAGAAAAGGACATTGAGTGGACCACCCTCCTCTTTTTCATGTTCCTTTTCATCCTGGTGGGGGCGGTGGAAGAGGTGGGACTCCTTTCCCTTATCGCCGACAAAGTCTATCACCTCTCTAAAGGGTCCCTTACGGCGGCGGTCTGCCTCATCCTCTGGGTGGCGGCCATCATGAGCGCTTTCGTGGATAACATTCCCTTTACCGCCACCATGCTTCCCATCGTGGCCTATCTCTCCCGGGTAATCCCGGGAGCGGAGTCGAACGTCCTCTGGTGGGCCCTGGCGCTGGGGGCCTGTTTCGGAGGCAACGGGACCATGATCGGGGCCAGCGCCAACGTGGTCACTCTGGGGATCGCCGAGGCCGCCGGACACCGCATCCGCTTTTTTGAGTACATGAAGGTGGGCTTTGTTTACATGGTCCTGAGCGTGGCCCTGGCCAATGTCTGGCTTTTAATCTTCTACTAG
- a CDS encoding TrmH family RNA methyltransferase, producing MERDNPYLVLPRRLARMREVLARRQKDLVLFLDRVKNEHNFSALIRTAEAVGLQEIWYGFEEPYEAPINVGVTLGAHRWVFLRKTEDPRATLEDFRNRGFQVVVTWLGAGTRDFREVDYTRPTVIVVGNEVEGVSPELLPLATHRIMIPMVGMVRSLNVSVATAVILYEAFRQREAAGLYERPQLSSSEIEAILRKWAYEDVLRQRRKK from the coding sequence TTGGAAAGAGATAACCCTTATCTGGTCCTTCCCCGGAGATTGGCCCGCATGCGGGAGGTCCTCGCCCGGCGCCAAAAGGACCTCGTGCTTTTTCTGGACCGGGTCAAGAATGAACACAACTTCTCCGCCCTGATCCGCACCGCCGAGGCCGTGGGTCTCCAGGAGATCTGGTACGGCTTCGAGGAACCCTACGAAGCCCCTATAAATGTAGGGGTCACCCTCGGAGCCCATCGCTGGGTCTTTCTGCGCAAGACCGAGGACCCCCGCGCCACCCTGGAGGACTTCCGGAACCGGGGCTTTCAGGTGGTGGTCACCTGGCTGGGGGCGGGCACCCGGGATTTTCGCGAAGTGGATTATACCCGTCCCACGGTGATCGTGGTGGGAAACGAGGTGGAGGGGGTCTCTCCGGAGCTCCTGCCCCTGGCCACGCACCGCATCATGATCCCCATGGTGGGCATGGTGCGCAGTCTAAATGTTTCCGTAGCTACGGCGGTCATCCTCTATGAGGCCTTTCGGCAGCGGGAGGCCGCCGGTCTCTACGAGCGCCCCCAGCTCTCTTCCTCCGAAATAGAGGCCATCCTCCGCAAATGGGCCTACGAGGACGTGCTGCGCCAGAGACGGAAAAAATAA
- a CDS encoding Crp/Fnr family transcriptional regulator, producing the protein MELELLGKSLLFRGLAEEALREIRGIALSKVFEKGEVIFSEGAEARGFFLVLEGRVKVYRLSARGRQQILHVFGPGEAFAEAALFSEARYPAWAEALEKTRVLFFPRKAFLDLVRRRPELALNMLALLSLRLRSLAELVETLSLKEVPERLAAYLLYLAERNGSEFDLEIPKGELAALLGTVPETLSRVLSRLSEAGLIEVSGKRIRILNEEGLRRLGKR; encoded by the coding sequence ATGGAACTGGAACTTCTGGGGAAAAGCCTTCTTTTTCGGGGGCTTGCAGAGGAGGCCCTGCGCGAGATCCGGGGTATCGCCCTTTCCAAAGTCTTCGAAAAGGGAGAGGTCATCTTTTCGGAGGGGGCCGAGGCCCGGGGATTTTTTCTAGTCCTGGAAGGGAGGGTTAAGGTCTATCGGCTCTCGGCCCGGGGGCGGCAACAAATCCTCCATGTTTTCGGTCCGGGAGAGGCCTTTGCCGAGGCGGCCCTCTTTTCCGAGGCCCGCTATCCGGCCTGGGCTGAGGCCTTAGAAAAGACTCGGGTACTCTTCTTTCCCCGCAAAGCCTTCCTGGACCTCGTTCGGCGACGCCCGGAACTGGCCCTAAATATGCTGGCTCTCCTTTCTCTGCGTCTGCGTTCCCTGGCCGAACTGGTGGAAACACTTTCCTTGAAGGAAGTCCCGGAAAGACTGGCGGCCTATCTTCTTTATCTCGCGGAAAGAAACGGGTCGGAATTCGATTTAGAGATCCCCAAGGGGGAGCTGGCGGCCCTTCTGGGCACGGTGCCGGAGACCCTCTCCCGGGTGCTTTCCCGTCTCAGCGAGGCCGGGCTCATTGAGGTCTCCGGAAAAAGGATCCGTATCCTCAATGAGGAGGGGTTACGAAGACTTGGAAAGAGATAA
- the queD gene encoding 6-carboxytetrahydropterin synthase QueD, with the protein MNPGFESPRRLQIFQDMFELTVREEFAAAHQLRGYEGACENLHGHNWQVEVSVRGKELNEIGILLDFKELKRALREVVAELDHRFLNEHPAFGKENPSSENLARYIYQRLCEKLSGHPVKVSRVTVCETERACATYLPD; encoded by the coding sequence GTGAATCCGGGGTTCGAATCCCCGCGCCGCCTCCAGATTTTCCAGGATATGTTCGAGCTTACGGTCCGAGAAGAGTTTGCCGCGGCGCATCAACTCCGGGGCTATGAAGGGGCCTGTGAGAATCTTCACGGGCACAACTGGCAGGTGGAGGTGAGCGTCCGCGGAAAAGAACTCAATGAGATCGGGATCCTTCTTGATTTTAAGGAACTCAAGCGGGCGCTCCGGGAAGTGGTGGCGGAGCTCGACCACCGTTTCCTCAACGAGCACCCGGCCTTCGGCAAAGAAAATCCCTCCTCGGAGAACCTGGCCCGCTACATTTATCAAAGACTCTGTGAAAAACTCTCGGGGCATCCGGTAAAGGTCTCCCGGGTTACGGTCTGCGAGACCGAAAGGGCCTGTGCCACCTATCTTCCCGACTGA
- a CDS encoding 7-carboxy-7-deazaguanine synthase QueE codes for MPPIFPTEPVLRVFETFVSLQGEGPACGRPAFFVRLAGCNLACRWCDTSPARSPEAGRPLTLSAILKEFEATGLKEVLLTGGEPLLQEASLELMRALLRRGARIYLETNGSLSLRSVPREVVKIMDFKTPSSGMNACMLYENLRYLTPRDAVKFVIADEEDYRFAREKTLELGLFFFTEVYFSPVWGEMSPERLARLILEDRLPVRLQVQLHKFLGLP; via the coding sequence GTGCCACCTATCTTCCCGACTGAACCCGTCCTCCGGGTCTTTGAGACCTTCGTGAGCCTTCAGGGGGAAGGTCCGGCTTGTGGTCGGCCGGCCTTTTTCGTGCGTCTGGCCGGCTGTAATCTGGCCTGTCGCTGGTGTGATACTTCTCCGGCCCGGAGCCCCGAGGCTGGACGCCCCCTAACCCTTTCCGCCATCCTTAAGGAATTCGAGGCCACGGGCCTTAAGGAGGTCCTCCTTACCGGAGGCGAGCCCCTTCTTCAGGAAGCCTCCCTGGAGCTCATGAGAGCCCTTCTCCGCCGGGGAGCGCGGATCTATCTCGAGACCAACGGAAGCCTTTCCCTGAGGTCCGTCCCCCGGGAGGTGGTCAAGATCATGGACTTCAAGACCCCCTCTTCGGGGATGAACGCGTGCATGCTCTACGAAAACCTGCGCTACCTTACCCCCAGGGACGCGGTGAAATTCGTCATTGCCGACGAGGAGGACTACCGTTTTGCCCGGGAAAAGACGCTGGAGCTCGGGCTTTTCTTTTTTACCGAAGTCTATTTTTCTCCGGTCTGGGGAGAGATGTCTCCAGAAAGACTGGCCCGTTTAATCCTTGAGGATCGCCTTCCGGTGCGTCTTCAGGTCCAGCTACACAAGTTCCTGGGCCTTCCCTGA
- a CDS encoding carbon starvation CstA family protein, which produces MSARWLGLGAGLIFLAGYLFYARLLSRWFGLDDRHLTPAHRLRDGLDFVPTSTPVLFGHHFASIAGAGPIVGPILAASYGWLGVFLWLVLGAVLAGGVHDMGSMAASLRHEGRSIGELLRQYLGPSAQRLFLAFAVATLILVVAAFDVIVAKTFVASPPVATASLGFLILAVLFGLLYYRAGVPLPAITLFGLLGLALSIWLGFRFPLHLKEPLWRALLLGYVFLASVLPIWLLLQPRDYLNAFLLYALLLGALVGLFLKAPEVRLPVYTGFFNDLGPLFPLLFVITSCGAISGFHSLVASGTTARQADRESQARSVGYGAMLLEGVLGVVSLCAVIGFTLADYQSLLKAKGPIAAFALGVGHFLSALGIPPEKGRAFAALAVSAFALTSLDTATRVARFMVEEFFSPAGEHVSTARSRTLFTLLVVAAAGGLAFSGAWQRIWPLMGAANQLLAALALLALTVWLTSTGRFAAFVKIPALFMLAVTLTALVLLARKNFLSGKWLLAVLSLILLVLTLLLLRLAARKLFSSGKAQELV; this is translated from the coding sequence GTGTCGGCTAGGTGGCTGGGCCTAGGAGCAGGGCTGATCTTTCTGGCGGGCTACCTTTTTTATGCCCGTCTGCTCTCCCGTTGGTTTGGCCTGGACGACCGGCATCTCACCCCGGCCCATCGCCTGCGAGACGGGCTGGATTTTGTGCCCACCTCCACCCCGGTCCTTTTCGGACACCACTTTGCCTCCATCGCCGGGGCCGGGCCCATAGTCGGGCCCATTCTGGCCGCTTCCTACGGCTGGTTGGGGGTCTTTCTCTGGCTGGTCCTCGGGGCGGTGCTCGCCGGAGGGGTACACGATATGGGCTCCATGGCCGCCTCCCTCCGACACGAGGGCCGGTCCATCGGGGAACTCCTGCGGCAGTATCTTGGCCCCTCCGCCCAGAGGCTTTTTCTGGCCTTCGCCGTGGCCACGCTGATCCTGGTGGTGGCCGCCTTCGATGTTATCGTAGCCAAGACCTTTGTGGCCTCACCCCCGGTAGCCACGGCCTCTCTGGGCTTTCTGATTCTGGCCGTACTTTTCGGCCTCCTTTACTATCGCGCCGGGGTCCCCCTTCCGGCAATCACCCTTTTCGGACTCCTGGGATTGGCCCTTTCCATCTGGCTGGGCTTTCGCTTCCCCCTCCACCTCAAGGAGCCCCTTTGGCGGGCCCTCCTTTTGGGCTATGTGTTTCTGGCCTCGGTCCTTCCCATCTGGCTCCTCCTCCAACCTCGGGACTACCTTAACGCCTTTCTCCTTTACGCCCTCCTTTTGGGGGCCCTGGTGGGACTCTTTTTAAAGGCCCCGGAGGTGCGGCTTCCGGTCTATACCGGCTTTTTCAACGACCTCGGCCCTCTTTTTCCCCTCCTTTTCGTGATCACCTCCTGCGGGGCCATCTCCGGATTTCACTCCCTGGTGGCCTCCGGGACCACAGCCCGCCAGGCAGACCGGGAATCCCAGGCCCGTTCCGTGGGCTACGGGGCCATGCTCCTTGAGGGGGTCCTGGGGGTGGTCTCCCTGTGTGCGGTGATCGGGTTTACCCTGGCCGACTACCAGAGTCTTCTCAAGGCTAAGGGCCCTATCGCGGCCTTCGCTTTAGGGGTCGGGCATTTTCTTTCCGCCCTGGGGATTCCCCCGGAAAAGGGGCGGGCCTTTGCCGCGCTGGCGGTCTCGGCCTTTGCCCTGACCTCTCTGGATACCGCCACCCGGGTGGCCCGCTTCATGGTGGAAGAGTTTTTCAGCCCCGCCGGGGAACATGTCTCCACCGCCCGAAGCCGCACCCTTTTCACCCTCTTGGTAGTGGCCGCCGCCGGGGGGCTGGCCTTCTCCGGGGCCTGGCAAAGGATCTGGCCTCTCATGGGCGCCGCCAACCAGTTGCTTGCGGCCCTGGCCCTGCTGGCCCTCACCGTCTGGCTGACCAGCACCGGGCGCTTTGCGGCCTTCGTGAAAATTCCGGCCCTTTTCATGCTGGCCGTCACCCTTACGGCGCTCGTGCTTCTGGCCCGCAAAAATTTTCTTTCCGGAAAATGGTTACTGGCGGTCCTTTCCCTGATTCTCCTGGTCCTGACCCTGCTTCTCCTGCGCCTGGCGGCCCGGAAGCTCTTTTCTTCAGGGAAGGCCCAGGAACTTGTGTAG